A single genomic interval of Lynx canadensis isolate LIC74 chromosome A2, mLynCan4.pri.v2, whole genome shotgun sequence harbors:
- the LOC115509081 gene encoding 60S ribosomal protein L10-like has product MGHHPPRCYWYCKNKQRPKSCFCRGVPDAKVRIFDLGQKKAELEQFPLCGHTVPKEYEQLSSEALEAVRMCANKYMVKSCGKDGFCIQMRFHPFHFILINKMLSCAGADRLQTGVWGAFGKPQGTVARVHIGQVIMSTSTKVQNKEHMIETLCRAKFKFLGCQKIHISKKWGFTKFNVNEFEDMMAEK; this is encoded by the coding sequence ATGGGCCACCACCCACCCCGGTGTTACTGGTATTGTAAGAACAAGCAGCGTCCAAAGTCTTGTTTCTGCAGAGGTGTCCCTGATGCCAAGGTCCGCATCTTTGACCTTGGGCAGAAGAAGGCAGAACTGGAGCAGTTCCCACTGTGTGGCCACACAGTGCCAAAGGAATATGAGCAGCTCTCCTCTGAAGCCCTGGAGGCTGTCCGTATGTGTGCTAACAAGTACATGGTGAAAAGCTGTGGCAAAGATGGTTTTTGCATCCAAATGCGGTTCCATCCCTTCCACTTCATCCTTATCAACAAGATGTTGTCCTGTGCTGGAGCTGACAGGCTCCAGACAGGTGTGTGGGGTGCCTTTGGAAAGCCCCAGGGCACAGTGGCCAGGGTCCACATTGGCCAAGTCATCATGTCCACCAGTACCAAGGTACAGAACAAGGAGCATATGATTGAGACGCTATGCAGGGCCAAGTTCAAGTTCCTTGGCTGCCAGAAGATTCACATTTCCAAGAAGTGGGGCTTTACTAAGTTTAACGTGAATGAATTTGAAGACATGATGGCTGAAAAGTAG